Proteins encoded by one window of Cylindrospermum stagnale PCC 7417:
- a CDS encoding DUF4347 domain-containing protein — protein MCANSSLTQTAPTETATLVQDSEHRRNYPQSLVFIDSSVSDYETLLAGVVEGVEAHAIHPNQDGIRQITEILQQRQAIGTIHIVSHGSPGCLYLGNTQLNLNNISKYAELLQHWQSNLSILLYGCNVAAGDAGEEFIRKLYEITNATISASATKTGNAALGGNWNLEVSFPENQETSLAFCKETLATYQGLFTPTLVGEWDYLSDAQAVTVVGNYAYAVGDELEIIDISNPANPIFKGSYKIDSGRDVQVVGNYAYVINDFSGLNIIDISNPAAPTLKGNYSITGFVYSLQVAGNYAYVVNDSSKLQIIDISNPAAPTFKGNYSNNGFINDVQVVGNYAYMAAGSNGLQIIDISNPTNPTLKGNYTAYGNNYALGVQVVGDYAYVADASSGLKIINISNPAYPNLVYPLKGNYPTYNNGYPTFYGYPNDVKVVGNYAYLAKSYLDSNGLEIVDISNPAKPIFKGFYYTSSLIYDVQIVGNYAYLADGYSGLEIIDISNPAGPTLKSNYHPSGSANDVQVVGNYAYLADGASGLEIIDISNPAAPTLKGNYDTSGSANGVQIVGNYAYVADGASGLEIIDISNPAAPTLKGNYDTSGSANDLQIVGNYAYVADGYSGLEIIDISNPAAPTLKGNYDTSGSANDVQVVGNYAYLADFTSGLEIIDISNPAAPTLKGNYTTSGLANGVRVVGNYAYLADGASGLEIIDISNPAAPTLKGNYDTSGYASNVQVVGNYAYVADGTGGLKIIVSEFTASSTPNEPPTTLTLSNSTIAENQAINTFIGNFTTTDPDIGNTFIYTLVAGTGATDNNLFTIVGNQIKTNAVFDYETKNSYSVRVRTIDQGGLSYEQPLTISVTNVNDAPIVTLTSDTLANAENDTTVIDSAIIVSDVDSANLVSATVSITNGFTLGQDYLNFTNQNGITGSYNSNTGVLTLTGSATVADYQTALRSITYTNSSEIPSTTLRTISFQVNDGSLDSSVVTRNVNIISVNDVPVLVNQNFTVNEGSTIIVTNSMLQTTDVDNTDDQLIYTLKELPVNGILQLNGINLAINSTFSQDDINNSRVTYIHNGSETTNDSFNFVVSDGSIITRISTASDGTQGNGNSVSPSISADGRYVAFDSYASNLVSGDTNGSIDVFVKDLTTNSITRISTASDGTQGNNFSYNSAISADGRYVLFQSSASNLVSGDTNGSADVFVKDLTTNSITRISTASDGTQGNGGSFSPAISADGRYALFQSYASNLVSGDTNGTQDVFVKDLTTNSITRISTASDGTQGNDISYYSAISADGRYVLFQSSASNLVSGDTNGSADVFVKDLTTNSIARISTASDGTQGNSSSYNSAISADGRYVVFLSSASNLVSGDTNGTTDVFVKDLATNSITRISTASDGTQGNSISYNSAISADGRYVVFNSYASNLVSGDTNDTQDVFVKDLATNSITRISTASDGTQGNSSSYDSSISTDGRYVVFDSYASNLVSGDTNGIRDVFISIFGVINGSASITVNPINDVPVIINNTSTAIFYVENDTTAIDSAIIVSDVDSANLVSATVSITNGFTLGQDHLNFTNQNGITGSYNTNTGVLTLTGSATVADYQTALRSIIYASSSDIPNNILRTISFQVNDGSLDSSVVTRNVTIIPEAPITGNGYNPLIGTTGNDVIIGGPGAKTLTGNGGNDVFVFNSLKDVGQRIADFGVGDDKIDISQLLTNIGYGGTDPIADGYVKFVLGSTANSSVLQIDRDGVLGSAIFKNFLQLDNVTPTQMNNSNNFVFGNNISN, from the coding sequence ATGTGCGCTAATTCTAGCCTTACTCAAACTGCTCCTACTGAAACGGCTACCCTTGTGCAGGATAGCGAACATAGAAGAAATTATCCTCAATCCCTGGTTTTCATTGATTCCTCAGTGTCGGACTATGAAACGCTACTAGCTGGTGTAGTGGAAGGAGTAGAGGCTCACGCAATTCACCCAAATCAAGACGGTATCCGACAAATCACAGAAATTTTACAACAGCGTCAGGCGATCGGCACAATACATATTGTTTCTCACGGTTCTCCTGGTTGTTTGTATCTAGGGAATACTCAACTTAATTTAAATAACATCAGCAAATATGCTGAATTGTTGCAGCATTGGCAAAGCAATTTGAGCATTTTACTTTATGGCTGTAACGTCGCTGCTGGGGATGCTGGAGAAGAATTTATTCGCAAGTTATATGAGATTACCAACGCAACTATCAGCGCATCGGCAACCAAAACGGGAAATGCAGCATTAGGGGGAAATTGGAATTTAGAGGTGAGTTTTCCCGAAAATCAGGAAACTTCTCTTGCTTTTTGTAAGGAAACTTTAGCAACTTATCAGGGATTGTTTACACCAACTTTAGTCGGAGAGTGGGATTATTTAAGCGATGCCCAAGCTGTGACAGTTGTGGGTAATTACGCCTACGCTGTGGGGGATGAATTGGAGATCATTGATATTAGCAACCCTGCCAATCCCATTTTTAAGGGAAGTTACAAAATTGATAGTGGTCGAGATGTGCAAGTAGTAGGCAACTACGCCTATGTAATTAATGATTTTTCAGGACTGAACATCATCGACATCAGTAATCCTGCTGCCCCCACCCTCAAGGGTAATTATAGTATTACTGGCTTTGTTTACAGTTTGCAAGTAGCAGGCAACTACGCTTATGTGGTTAATGATTCCTCCAAACTGCAAATCATCGACATCAGCAACCCCGCAGCCCCCACCTTCAAAGGTAATTATAGTAATAATGGCTTTATTAACGATGTGCAAGTAGTAGGCAACTACGCTTATATGGCTGCTGGTAGCAACGGATTGCAAATCATCGACATCAGCAACCCCACTAACCCCACCCTCAAGGGCAATTATACTGCCTATGGCAATAACTATGCTTTGGGTGTGCAAGTAGTAGGCGACTACGCCTATGTGGCTGATGCTTCTTCAGGACTGAAAATCATTAACATCAGCAATCCCGCTTATCCCAACCTCGTTTACCCCCTCAAGGGCAATTATCCTACTTATAACAATGGCTACCCGACTTTTTATGGCTATCCTAATGACGTGAAAGTAGTAGGCAACTACGCTTATCTAGCTAAGTCTTATTTAGATAGTAATGGACTGGAAATCGTCGACATCAGCAACCCCGCTAAACCCATCTTCAAGGGCTTTTATTACACTTCTAGCCTTATTTATGATGTGCAAATAGTAGGCAACTACGCTTATCTAGCTGATGGTTATTCCGGACTGGAAATCATCGACATCAGCAACCCCGCAGGCCCCACCCTCAAGAGCAATTATCATCCATCTGGCTCTGCTAATGATGTGCAAGTAGTAGGCAACTACGCTTATCTAGCGGATGGTGCTTCCGGACTGGAAATCATCGACATCAGCAACCCCGCAGCCCCCACCCTCAAGGGCAATTATGATACTTCAGGCTCGGCTAATGGTGTGCAAATAGTAGGCAACTACGCTTATGTAGCTGATGGTGCTTCCGGACTGGAAATCATCGACATCAGCAACCCCGCAGCCCCCACCCTCAAGGGCAATTATGATACTTCAGGCTCGGCTAATGATCTGCAAATAGTAGGCAACTACGCTTATGTAGCTGATGGTTATTCCGGACTGGAAATCATCGACATCAGCAACCCCGCAGCCCCCACCCTCAAGGGCAATTATGATACTTCAGGCTCGGCTAATGATGTGCAAGTAGTAGGCAATTACGCTTATTTAGCCGATTTTACTTCCGGACTGGAAATCATCGACATCAGCAACCCCGCAGCCCCCACCCTCAAGGGCAATTACACCACTTCTGGCTTGGCTAATGGGGTGCGAGTAGTAGGCAACTACGCTTATCTAGCTGATGGTGCTTCCGGACTGGAAATCATCGACATCAGCAACCCCGCAGCCCCCACCCTCAAGGGCAATTATGATACTTCTGGCTATGCTTCTAATGTGCAAGTAGTAGGCAACTACGCTTATGTAGCTGATGGTACAGGTGGTTTAAAGATTATTGTGAGTGAGTTTACTGCTAGCTCAACACCAAACGAACCTCCTACCACTCTCACCCTATCTAACAGCACCATTGCCGAAAATCAAGCCATTAATACATTTATTGGCAATTTCACCACCACAGACCCAGATATAGGTAATACATTCATCTATACCTTAGTTGCAGGTACAGGTGCAACAGATAACAATTTATTCACCATAGTTGGTAATCAAATCAAAACTAATGCAGTTTTCGACTACGAAACAAAGAATAGCTATAGTGTTCGCGTCCGAACTATCGACCAAGGTGGCTTATCTTATGAACAGCCCTTAACCATTAGCGTTACCAATGTTAACGATGCTCCTATTGTTACTCTTACCAGTGACACTTTAGCCAACGCCGAGAATGATACTACAGTAATTGACTCAGCAATTATCGTCAGTGATGTAGATTCAGCTAATTTGGTGAGTGCCACCGTCAGCATTACGAATGGCTTCACATTGGGGCAAGATTACCTTAACTTCACCAACCAAAATGGGATTACAGGCAGTTACAACAGCAATACTGGTGTATTGACTTTAACTGGAAGCGCCACCGTTGCAGATTACCAAACCGCTTTGCGTTCAATTACTTATACCAACAGCAGCGAGATCCCCAGCACTACACTCCGCACTATCAGCTTTCAGGTAAATGATGGCAGCTTAGACAGTAGCGTTGTAACTCGTAATGTCAACATCATTTCAGTTAACGATGTCCCGGTGTTGGTGAATCAGAACTTCACGGTCAACGAAGGTAGCACCATCATCGTTACCAACAGTATGCTACAGACAACGGATGTAGATAATACCGATGATCAACTCATCTATACCCTAAAAGAACTGCCTGTAAATGGCATATTGCAGTTAAATGGCATTAACTTAGCTATCAACAGCACATTTAGCCAGGATGACATCAACAACAGCCGCGTCACCTACATCCACAATGGCAGTGAAACCACCAACGATAGCTTTAACTTCGTTGTGTCTGATGGTTCTATCATCACCCGCATCTCCACAGCCTCAGATGGCACTCAGGGGAATGGTAATTCCGTCAGTCCATCCATCTCAGCGGATGGGCGCTATGTGGCGTTTGATTCTTATGCCTCCAACCTGGTGAGTGGCGACACTAACGGCAGCATAGATGTGTTCGTCAAAGACTTAACCACCAACAGCATCACCCGTATCTCCACAGCCTCAGATGGCACTCAGGGGAATAATTTCTCCTACAATTCAGCCATCTCAGCCGATGGGCGTTATGTGTTGTTTCAGTCTTCTGCCTCCAATCTGGTGAGTGGCGACACTAACGGTAGCGCAGATGTGTTCGTCAAAGACTTAACCACCAACAGCATCACCCGCATCTCCACAGCCTCAGACGGTACTCAGGGGAATGGTGGCTCCTTCTCTCCAGCCATCTCAGCGGATGGGCGTTATGCGTTGTTTCAGTCTTATGCCTCCAACCTGGTGAGTGGTGACACTAACGGCACACAAGATGTGTTCGTCAAAGACTTAACCACCAACAGCATCACCCGCATCTCCACAGCCTCAGACGGTACTCAGGGGAATGATATCTCCTACTATTCAGCCATCTCAGCCGATGGGCGTTATGTGTTGTTTCAGTCTTCTGCCTCCAACCTGGTGAGTGGCGACACTAACGGTAGCGCAGATGTGTTCGTCAAAGACTTAACCACCAACAGCATCGCCCGCATCTCCACAGCCTCAGACGGTACTCAGGGGAATAGTAGCTCCTACAATTCAGCCATCTCAGCCGATGGGCGTTATGTGGTATTTCTGTCTTCTGCCTCCAACCTGGTGAGTGGTGACACTAACGGCACAACAGATGTGTTCGTCAAAGACTTAGCCACCAACAGCATCACCCGCATCTCCACAGCCTCAGACGGTACTCAGGGGAATAGTATCTCCTACAATTCAGCCATCTCAGCCGATGGGCGTTATGTGGTGTTTAATTCTTATGCCTCCAACCTGGTGAGTGGTGACACTAACGACACACAAGATGTGTTCGTCAAAGACTTAGCCACCAACAGCATCACCCGCATCTCCACAGCCTCAGACGGTACTCAGGGAAATAGTAGCTCCTACGATTCATCCATCTCAACCGATGGGCGTTATGTGGTGTTTGATTCTTATGCCTCCAACCTGGTGAGTGGTGACACTAACGGCATAAGAGATGTGTTTATCTCCATTTTTGGGGTGATTAATGGTAGTGCCAGTATCACTGTCAACCCTATAAATGACGTGCCTGTTATTATTAATAACACTAGCACTGCCATATTTTACGTTGAGAATGATACTACAGCAATTGACTCAGCAATTATCGTCAGTGATGTAGATTCAGCTAATTTGGTGAGTGCCACCGTCAGCATTACGAATGGCTTCACATTGGGGCAAGATCACCTCAACTTCACCAACCAAAATGGGATTACAGGCAGTTACAACACCAATACTGGTGTATTAACTTTAACTGGAAGCGCCACCGTTGCAGATTACCAAACCGCTTTACGTTCAATTATTTATGCCAGCAGCAGCGACATCCCCAACAATATACTCCGCACTATCAGCTTTCAGGTAAATGATGGCAGCTTAGATAGTAGCGTTGTGACTCGTAACGTGACGATTATTCCCGAAGCTCCCATCACAGGTAATGGTTATAACCCCCTGATCGGTACTACTGGGAACGATGTCATTATTGGTGGACCCGGTGCTAAAACTCTCACAGGCAATGGTGGAAATGATGTATTTGTTTTCAACAGTCTCAAAGATGTAGGTCAACGCATCGCTGACTTTGGCGTTGGTGATGACAAAATCGACATCAGTCAACTACTTACTAACATTGGTTATGGCGGTACAGACCCTATTGCTGATGGCTATGTGAAGTTCGTACTAGGAAGTACAGCTAACAGTAGCGTTCTCCAGATAGACCGCGATGGTGTTCTTGGTTCGGCAATTTTCAAGAACTTCCTTCAGTTGGACAACGTTACCCCAACTCAAATGAACAACTCCAACAACTTCGTGTTCGGTAATAACATCTCGAACTAA
- a CDS encoding glycosyltransferase family 4 protein: MRQPVLTIFYQFNPWNPSIGGIQTIIKVFIKYAPSEFVVRLVGTETDKSQPILKWQAAEFAGKEITFLPLFTLENDNVRSRIPTTVKYTAALLGRRLASDFMHFHRLEPSLAAWNWQGEKTLFIHNDIHTQMQTVGDKKAILWRRFPAAYFALEKLLIPQFSQILACNTDAAQFYQQRYPCLSDRIAYIKNFFDNEIFYPLSQAQRQGKRRELARKLGLNDDTNFILFAGRLHPQKDPLLLIRAFAALNQPNTHLLIAGDGELAGAVRAEIGRWELEERVTLLGVLTQEELAKLHQITHVFVLCSAYEGLPLVVLEALACGTPVVTTRCGETPKLLASDSGIVCEQRTPECIADALRRVLLHPEDYPTASCVGTARPYAACNVMGKIYGEMLSRWQMLCK, from the coding sequence ATGCGTCAACCTGTTCTGACGATATTTTATCAATTTAATCCGTGGAACCCTAGTATTGGAGGAATTCAGACAATAATCAAGGTTTTTATCAAGTATGCACCCAGTGAATTTGTGGTGCGACTCGTAGGCACAGAAACCGATAAATCTCAGCCGATTTTGAAGTGGCAAGCTGCCGAATTTGCAGGGAAAGAAATTACTTTTCTACCCTTATTTACCTTAGAAAATGATAATGTCAGAAGTCGAATTCCCACAACAGTCAAGTATACTGCTGCACTTTTAGGGCGTCGATTAGCTTCAGATTTTATGCATTTTCATCGGTTAGAGCCAAGTTTAGCCGCCTGGAATTGGCAGGGAGAAAAAACCCTGTTTATTCATAACGATATTCACACACAGATGCAAACTGTAGGTGATAAAAAGGCGATTTTATGGCGCAGATTTCCCGCAGCTTATTTTGCGCTAGAAAAGTTATTAATTCCCCAATTTAGCCAAATATTGGCGTGTAATACCGATGCAGCGCAATTTTATCAGCAGCGCTATCCCTGCTTGAGCGATCGCATTGCATACATCAAAAATTTCTTTGATAACGAAATTTTCTATCCCCTAAGTCAGGCACAACGGCAAGGAAAACGGCGGGAACTAGCTCGCAAACTAGGTTTGAATGATGACACAAATTTTATCCTCTTCGCTGGTCGCCTGCATCCACAAAAAGATCCCTTGTTGTTAATACGTGCTTTTGCCGCCTTGAATCAACCCAATACTCACCTACTAATAGCGGGTGATGGGGAGTTAGCGGGGGCGGTACGTGCAGAAATTGGTCGCTGGGAGCTAGAGGAAAGGGTGACGCTGCTGGGGGTACTTACCCAAGAAGAACTGGCAAAGTTACATCAAATAACTCATGTTTTTGTTCTGTGCAGTGCTTACGAAGGTCTACCTTTAGTGGTTCTGGAGGCGCTCGCTTGTGGGACGCCAGTAGTTACAACTAGATGTGGTGAAACCCCAAAGTTGCTGGCTAGCGACAGTGGAATTGTGTGTGAGCAACGGACGCCAGAGTGTATTGCAGATGCTTTACGCCGGGTACTGCTGCACCCAGAAGATTATCCCACAGCTTCTTGTGTGGGGACTGCACGACCTTATGCTGCCTGTAATGTGATGGGGAAGATTTACGGCGAAATGCTCAGTCGTTGGCAGATGCTTTGCAAATAA
- a CDS encoding glycosyltransferase family 4 protein, translated as MKIAVIGAKGLPPKQGGIEHYCAEVYPRMVKQGHCVDLFARSTYTDCAWFNEDDFQGVRVISLPGWHLRGFDAFFSSALGAIASCGQQYDIIHFHALGPALFTWVSRLATSAKVVVTCQGLDWQRAKWGNFSSRLILLGEKASVRFAHGLIVVSKDLKAYFLQTYDRQTSYIPNAPAGYGESDPHFTYGTALNLTPGRYILFLGRLVPEKRPDLLVEAFCALKPPGWKLVLAGGVSDTKSFTTKLLTTVANHRDIVFAGELWGSRLWEIVRGSGLFVLPSDLEGLPLAMLEAMREGIPVLASDILPHQELINSERGMLFTSGDLDSCIRSLNWAIRHPTELATMAKNAQNYVHLNYSWDCVASEILKLYTTVLSLVICYLSFN; from the coding sequence ATGAAAATTGCCGTCATTGGTGCCAAAGGTTTACCTCCCAAACAAGGAGGAATTGAACATTATTGTGCAGAAGTATATCCCCGCATGGTGAAACAGGGACATTGTGTGGATTTATTCGCCCGGTCTACTTATACTGACTGTGCTTGGTTTAACGAAGATGACTTTCAGGGTGTGCGAGTTATTTCCTTACCTGGGTGGCATTTGCGGGGATTTGATGCCTTTTTCTCCTCAGCCCTGGGTGCGATCGCATCTTGTGGGCAACAATACGATATTATCCATTTTCACGCCCTTGGCCCTGCTCTATTTACCTGGGTTTCCCGACTAGCTACTTCTGCAAAGGTGGTTGTTACCTGTCAAGGCTTAGATTGGCAACGTGCTAAGTGGGGCAATTTTTCAAGTCGGCTCATACTCTTAGGTGAGAAAGCATCTGTGCGCTTTGCTCATGGGCTAATTGTGGTATCAAAAGACCTAAAAGCCTACTTTCTCCAAACCTACGATCGCCAAACATCCTACATACCCAATGCTCCTGCTGGCTATGGCGAATCAGATCCCCATTTCACCTATGGCACTGCTCTTAATTTGACACCAGGGCGCTACATTTTGTTTTTGGGCCGACTTGTACCAGAAAAACGTCCTGATTTGCTCGTTGAAGCTTTTTGTGCCTTAAAACCACCTGGATGGAAACTAGTCCTAGCTGGAGGTGTTAGTGATACAAAATCCTTCACCACCAAGCTATTAACCACAGTTGCCAATCATCGAGATATCGTCTTTGCTGGGGAACTCTGGGGAAGTCGTCTGTGGGAGATTGTTCGGGGTTCGGGATTGTTTGTCTTGCCTTCTGACTTGGAGGGGCTACCTTTAGCAATGTTAGAGGCGATGCGGGAAGGCATACCAGTCCTGGCTAGCGATATTCTACCCCATCAGGAATTGATTAATAGTGAGCGGGGAATGCTGTTTACATCTGGCGATCTAGATTCATGCATTCGTTCCCTAAACTGGGCGATTCGTCATCCGACTGAACTAGCAACAATGGCGAAAAATGCCCAAAACTACGTGCATCTGAACTATAGCTGGGATTGCGTTGCTTCGGAAATTTTAAAACTTTATACAACAGTTTTGTCTTTGGTCATTTGTTATTTGTCATTTAACTAA
- a CDS encoding GumC family protein, with protein MEKSIFLLPSVLKRRCLPALATFAAVIGASITYLTFTPRLYQASARLMLDDKRVSLSDLGRDLTQVPAGTPGGPSPLADQAELVKSQPVLERALAKVFPRNQSQLTTRDMSKNLQVKIVPATNILALSYEDQDPVRAAKLLNAVAQTMVAESVEQIRKEAASVRKFLEKQVPVANKNLQQAEAVENKYRQASGIISFADQAKSLVDSLAAMDDQERTLVSQLQETRSRDASLRQITAATNLSNAYASVRGGQDEQLKALRAKLADLQTQLINARLRFTDYHPTVISLRQQQQAISNLYNQQLARLSPTSFTPDNVASDTLSQNLTSELITNQIEHLAVENKLQSVQALKANLQTRLAQLPIQQQPLTALTRQREAAASSLKLLQTKLEEARIAEAQLVGNIRIIEAAKAPTLPTSPKRSLVLLLATVLAIILVIGVVLLVEMMDNTIHNAAEAEELLNIPLLGTLPSLPRKILKLEPGAKFLDDIALVEPYRMLLKNLEFRHTQKLRSIVISSTIPGEGKSIVVSHLAAVSAMLSRRTLIVDADLYRPMQHNLFNSAPYPGITDVLNGDLSLLDAVQTRGMENLSVLTCGKTHSRPSQLLESTAMKSLLADAIAHYDFVIIDTPPLGISSDAATLSQYSDGIILITRPHFTLKEILRKAVAELSRNRIPILGVVVNGMKNQTSKCYRYLSQPIKHENAVRNTANLTNGLRSK; from the coding sequence ATGGAGAAAAGTATTTTCTTATTACCATCCGTTTTAAAGCGGCGTTGTTTGCCAGCCTTGGCTACATTTGCGGCTGTGATTGGGGCATCAATTACCTACCTAACCTTTACCCCACGTTTATATCAAGCATCAGCGCGACTGATGTTGGATGACAAACGGGTGAGTCTTTCGGATTTGGGACGTGATCTCACTCAAGTACCAGCGGGTACACCAGGGGGGCCGAGTCCCCTGGCTGATCAAGCAGAATTAGTCAAGTCACAACCTGTTTTAGAAAGAGCTTTGGCGAAGGTTTTTCCCCGGAACCAAAGCCAGTTGACCACTAGAGATATGAGTAAAAATTTGCAGGTAAAAATTGTCCCGGCTACAAATATTTTGGCTTTGAGCTATGAAGATCAAGACCCAGTTAGGGCGGCAAAATTGTTGAATGCTGTGGCGCAAACAATGGTTGCAGAAAGTGTTGAACAAATCCGTAAAGAAGCTGCTAGTGTGCGGAAGTTTTTAGAGAAACAAGTACCTGTAGCCAACAAAAATCTGCAACAGGCGGAAGCGGTAGAAAACAAATATCGACAAGCTAGTGGAATTATTTCCTTTGCTGACCAAGCCAAGAGTTTAGTTGATAGTTTAGCCGCCATGGATGACCAAGAACGCACATTGGTGTCCCAACTCCAAGAAACGCGATCGCGCGATGCCTCCTTACGACAAATTACCGCCGCTACCAATCTCAGCAATGCTTACGCCTCTGTGCGCGGTGGTCAAGATGAACAACTGAAAGCATTACGGGCTAAATTGGCAGATTTGCAAACACAACTGATTAATGCGCGTTTGCGGTTTACTGACTACCATCCAACTGTGATCTCCCTACGACAACAACAGCAAGCTATCAGTAACTTGTACAATCAGCAACTTGCTCGCCTCTCGCCCACAAGTTTTACCCCTGACAATGTGGCATCTGATACCCTCAGTCAAAATCTCACCTCGGAGCTAATCACCAATCAGATTGAACACTTGGCAGTAGAAAATAAGCTGCAAAGCGTTCAGGCTCTCAAAGCCAATCTGCAAACTCGCTTGGCACAACTACCAATTCAACAGCAACCCCTGACAGCATTAACTCGCCAACGGGAAGCCGCCGCCTCCTCCCTGAAGTTGCTGCAAACCAAACTGGAAGAAGCACGCATCGCCGAAGCCCAACTCGTAGGCAATATCCGCATTATCGAAGCCGCAAAAGCACCCACTTTACCCACTTCACCTAAGCGTTCTCTCGTGCTGCTGTTGGCTACTGTGTTGGCAATAATTTTAGTCATTGGGGTAGTGCTGCTAGTAGAAATGATGGATAACACCATCCATAATGCTGCCGAAGCCGAGGAATTGCTGAACATACCCTTGCTGGGAACCTTGCCGTCTCTGCCTAGGAAGATCCTTAAACTAGAGCCAGGAGCAAAATTCCTAGATGACATAGCCTTAGTTGAGCCTTACCGAATGCTGCTCAAAAATCTGGAGTTTCGCCATACTCAGAAATTGCGGAGCATTGTCATCAGTAGCACCATTCCCGGAGAAGGTAAATCAATAGTAGTCTCGCACCTAGCTGCTGTTTCCGCGATGTTATCTCGACGGACATTGATTGTGGATGCTGACTTGTATCGCCCGATGCAGCATAATCTGTTTAACTCAGCTCCCTATCCCGGAATTACCGATGTACTCAATGGCGATCTATCTCTGCTGGATGCAGTACAGACTAGAGGGATGGAGAACCTTTCAGTATTGACTTGTGGCAAAACCCATAGTCGCCCATCACAGTTGCTAGAGTCAACGGCGATGAAGTCATTGCTGGCAGATGCGATCGCACATTATGATTTCGTCATTATAGATACTCCACCTCTGGGCATTAGCTCTGATGCAGCCACATTGTCACAATATAGCGACGGCATCATCTTAATTACCCGTCCCCATTTCACTCTCAAGGAAATTCTCCGAAAAGCAGTCGCAGAACTCAGCCGTAATCGAATACCAATTCTGGGAGTAGTTGTCAATGGCATGAAAAATCAGACATCCAAGTGTTACCGCTATTTATCCCAGCCAATAAAGCATGAAAACGCTGTGAGAAATACCGCCAACTTGACAAATGGTTTGAGGTCGAAATAA